The genomic interval AGTTCGGCCTCTCGACGGCGGAGATCGGCATTCTCGCGAGTTCGGCCATCTGGATGGCGCCCTTCGGCCGGATGCTGACCGGGTGGCTCTCCGATAAGTTCGGCGCACCGGCCATCTTCGCCATCGTGTTGGCCTACGTCGGCCTCTTCTCGATGGCGAGTGCGTTCATGCGGGACTACTCGCTGTTTTTCGTGACCCGGATCATCGTCGCGACGGCCGGGATCACGTTCGTCATCGGCATCCAGCACGTCGCCGAGTGGTTCGAGGAGGAGAACCTCGGGCTGGCGGAGGGCATCTACGCCGGCGTGGGTAACGCCGGCGCCGCCGGCGGGGCGCTCGTCCTCCCGCGCGTGTTCGGTAGCGGCTGGAACGGGCCGCTGTTCTCGACGAACTGGCGGGCCGCCTTCTTCTACACCGGCATCGTCTCGATCCTCCTGGCGGTGGCCTACTACACGCTGGGCGAGGCCGCAAAGAGCGAGGAGAAGCGCCAGGCCACCAAGGACAACGCGAGCTTCAAAGACTGGCTCCACACCGCCACCCGCTACGGGACCGTCGTCCTCGCGCTGGCGTACGTGATGACCTTCGGTCTGGAGCTGTCGATGAACGGCTGGCTCGCGACCTACTACCGCGAGGCGTTCAACCAGGACAACCTCGTCATCGCGAGCACGTTCGCGGCGACGTTCTCGGTCGCCGCCGGCCTGCTCCGGCCGATCGGGGGCTACGTCAGCGACGTGCTCGCTCGCAGAGAGCAGGACATCCTGCCCGTCTTCACCGGGCGCTACCGCGAGCAGTGGACGTTCGTCACGCTGTGTTTCGTCGTCGTGACCATGTTCGGGATGACCCTGGCCGGCCTGTCGGGGGTCTTGCTGGGTGCGGTCGCCGTCGGCTTCCTCGTCGGCACGGCCTGTGCCTTCGCCGAGGGATCGATCTTCGCGATGGTCCCCTCGATGTTCCCCAACAGCTCCGGGGCGGTCGCGGGCGTCGTCGGCGGCGTCGGAACCGTCGGCGGGATCGTCTACCCGCTGATCTACTCCGCACCGTGGCTGGCGAACCTCCACCTGGGCTACTCCGTCGTCGCGGCCTCGATGATCCCCATCGTGTTGCTGTCGGCGTGGGTGTTCCGCCCCGAGGTCGCGAAAGTCGCCAACACCGCCGGCTTCGTCGGCAGTTCCGGGGGAACCGACGCGGCCGTCTCCGGGGACGACTGATGCGGTCCGCGGTCGTCCTGGCCGGCGGGTACTCCACCCGCTTTGGCCGGCAGGACAAGGCAGTCGCCGAACTCGACGGCGACCCGCTGATCCGCCAAGTCGTCGACAGCGTCGCCGGGGCGGTCGACGAGGTGGTCGTCAACTGTCGGGACGAGCAACGCGGCGCCATCGCCGAGGCGGTCGGCAGCGCCGACGTGCGCTACGCGATCGATCCGGTCCCGGACGGCGGCCCGGTCGCGGGTATCCGGACCGGCTGTCGGGTCGCCCGCGGGGAGTGGACGGTCGTCACCGCCTGTGACACGCCGTTCGTCGAGCCGTCGCTGATCGAAACGCTGTTCGAGCAGTGTGGCGGCGACGGGGCGGTCCCGCGGATCGCCGGTCGGAACCGACCGCTGACGGCCGTCTACGCCACCGACGCCGCCGTCGCGGCCGCCGGGACGACCCTCGGGACGGGCTCGCGGTCGGTCACGGACTTCCTCGATCGGCTCTCGCCGGTCGTCGTCCACGATCCGGCCCGCCCGAGACCGTCGCGGACATCGACACGCGGGCGACCCTGCAGTCGCTGTGTTCGCGCTCGACCTGACCACACCGGTCGCTACCCACCCAGCTTCGGACACGCCTCTTCGCCGGACCTGGCCGTCTCAGACGATGTCGCCGGCGTCGGTGTCCTCGACGACGTTCGTATCGAGGTCGATGTTCGTGATGAGGTCGACGAGCGCTTTCAGTTCCGGGAAGGTGTAGACGGTCATCCCGAGGTCGCCGCCGTCGACGGTGATCCGGGAGTTGATGACGAAGACCAGTTCCGAGTCCGGCCAGCCGCCCATCTCGTCGACGATGCCGCTTGCCGGGCCGTAGACGAAGTTGGGCGTCCCCATGTCGATGGTCGTTCGGAGGACGTTCGCCCAGCCGTCGATGAAACCGGAGGTCATGATGTTGCCGATCTCCTGCATCGCCGACCGCTCCATCTCGCTGAACCCCTCGCCGTCGCTCGGTTCACCCATGCCGCCCATCATCGCGCCGGCCAGGCGCTTGCTGTCTGCCGGTTCCAGCATGAACAACACGTACCCGTGGGGGGCCTCCTCCAACGTGACGTAGATGCCGACCCGCTCGTCGGAGCCGATGTGTGTCTTCACGTCCTCGATGTCGAGGAAGTTGATCTGCGAGGTCCGAACGCCGGCGTCGAGCCCGGTTAGCTGCCCGAGGTGATCGGCGACGGTGCTCGATCCCTCCTTCGCCATCTGATTGAACAGGTCGAGCTTTCGTACGTCGACTTGTAGACTCATAGCTACGTATTCGGTCGGACCTGTATACGTTTTCCCCGCCTCACCCGGTCTCGGTCGTGGGTTCGTACGGACCCATTTCCCGGCAGTCGTCGGCGGGGTCCTCGTCACACCCGTAGCCGACTTCCCGAGTGATCGTCACGGAGTCGTAGTAGCGGCTCTCTGACTGCTCGGCCGCGGGGAGTCCCTCGACGACCGGGACCGGCCGGATCGCCTGGTGGTCGCAGGCCCGCATCGTCTCCCGGCCGATGCCCATGGCGTACTGGTGGCCTTCGAGTTCCCTGATGACCGCCGGCGGCTCGAAGGTCCCGGCGCGCTCGACCGCTGCGGCGTACTGGAGCGTCTGGCCATAGGCCAGATGTGCCTGGTCCGAGCCCAGCCGCCAGTCGGGCCGTTCCTCTGGCTCTCCGAACTCCCGCTGGAACGCCTCGCTGAACGTCTGGGACAGCGGCGTGTCGATGCTCGGGTCCCACGAGATGGTCCCGACGACGCCCTCGATGGCCTCGCCGGTCAGCTCCGCGGTGGTCCGACTCAACAGCGGCGCGACGATCTCGATGTCGTCGAAGACCTCCCGGGCCTGTCGGATCGCGTTCGCACCGTCGATCCCCCGGTACGACAGCGCCAGCACGTCCGGGTTGGCGGCTTTCGCCTCCTCTAGCTGCGGGCGGTATTCGGAGGTCCCGACGGTGGTCTGGGTGTCGCCCTGGTAGTCCCAGTTGTTGTCGAGCAACAGCCGCCGCAACTCGTTTGCCTGCGTGAACCCGAAGTCCGAGTTCGCGTGGAGGCCGTAGACGCTCGCGCGGTCGCCAAAGCGGTCGAGCAACACCGGGACGAGGGCCTGTGCCGCCATCTTCGGGTTGAACATCTCCTGAAACCCGTACCGCGAACAGTCCGCGCCGGTGACGTTCGTCCCCGGCGCGAACCCGATCATGTGGACGACGCCGCGCGGGTGACAGAGATCGAAGAGCTTCACCGCCGTGTTGCCCGACGACCCGCCGGCGATCATCACCGCCCCCTCGGAGGCGATGAGGTCCCTGGCGACGCTGACGGCGGTCTCGGGCGAGGACTCCGTGTTCGCGGTCACCATCTCGACGGTCCGCCCCAACACGCCGTCGCCGCTCAGCGACGGGAACTTCCCGCTGTCGACCCACCCACCGCCCTCGTTGAGGTGATCGACCGCGAGCCTGAACCCCCGTTCCTGGCGCTCCCCGTCGGAGCCGAACGGGCCGGACAGGGCGATCGGAAAGCCGAACGTGACGCTGTCCTCGCCGACGGGTTGGTTGGCGTACTGGCTCGGTGTCGCCGTCGACCCGCCGCCGTCACCGCCCATACAGCCGGCCCCCCCGACTGTTGCAGTCCCGGCCGCGACAGCCCGGAGAACCGCGCGTCTGGACGGTCCTTCACTATCCATCATGGGGGACAATTCGTTTCGTATTATTTAGTACTACACCTGTTGGTAATACTTTCCTGAGGATCCGTCGCGGTGGCCAGTCGGGTGGCATAGAGCGCCCGCGGGGCCGCTTCGACCCGGATTCACGGTGTCCCGACCCCCCGCCGTCGACAGCCGGGGCTGGTCGGTCGTCGATAGTGCGGAGAGAATACCGGTGTCCCGGCGAGGCCGGCGACGCTACCGGTCGTCGTCGTCGACCGGGAACTGTTCGTGTTCACGGACCGCGTTCAGGACGATCGCCGTCGAGACCGATCGGACGTGTTCGTCTGTCACGAGCCGTTTGATGTAGGCGTTCATCTCGTCGGTGTCCTGGAACTTCCCGATCGCGACGATGTCGTGGCTACCCGTGACCTCGTAGACGGCCAGCAGGTTGTGCTGTTCGCGCATCGACTCGGTGATGTCGACGAGTCCGTCGCCGTCGACCGAGAGCTGGAACACCGCCGTGACATCGTAGCCGAGGGCACCGTAGTCGACGCGGGCGGTGTACTCCTCGATGACACCGGTCGACTCCAGTTCGTCCATCCGCCGTGAGACGGTCGTCGCCGCGACGCCGGTCTCCGTCGCGACATCGCGTGCGCTGGCTCGGCCGTCCCGCAACAGCGCGTTCACGACCGCCCTGTCGATCTCGTCGACCATCCCCGGCGCTTACACCGCGTCCGGTCCGCTCTCGCCTGTCCGGACCTGGTAGGCCTCGTCGACCGGCAGGACGAAGATCTTCCCGTCGCCTTTCTCCCCGGTGTGGGCGCCGTCTTTGATCGCTCCGACGACATCCTCGACCGGTGCGTCGGCGACGACACACTCGATCTTGACCTTCTGGTGCAGGTCGACGACGTACTCCTCGCCGCGCCACTGGCCTTTCTTCGCGGGCTGTGAGCCCCGCCCGGAGACGTTGGTGACTGTCAGCGAGGGCGCGCCGACCTCCGCGAGCGCCTTCTTCACGTCACCGAGTTTGTCCGGCCGTACCATTGCCACGATCATCTTGATCTCGCGGTCGTCAGTTTCACTCATCCTTGGAACCTCCGTCGCTGCGGATCATTTCACTCACGTTGCCACCGTCGGCGACGACACCGTCGCTCCCGAACTCGGGGTAGGTCTCGACGCCGTGTTCGCTGACATCCAGCCCTTCCTGCTCGTGTTCGGGGGTGACGCGTGCCTGTCCGACCGACTTGAGAACGAACCAGATTGCGGCCGTCGCAGTGATCGTCCAGCCGCCGATGATGACGACACCGACGAGCTGTGCGATGAACGCGGGGACGATCGCGACACTACCTGCGGCGACGAACGGGTACAGCAGCGTCCCCAGCACGCCCGCACTGCCGTGGACCGGGAAGACTGCACACACGTCGTCGATGTTGAGCGTCCGTTCGACGAAGTTGAAGACGATCGGGAGCTGGGCACCCGAGAGGACGCCGACGACGAACGCGCCCCACCAGGCCGTGGTGTGGGGGATCGCCGTGATACCGACGAGGCCGGCAAGCAGCCCGTTTGCGACGTACAGCGTGTCGACCTTCCCCGTCTTGAGCCACGCGACTGCGGCGGCGCCGATGGCACCCATCGCCATCGAGATGGTGGTGGTCATCGCGACGCGGCCGAGCTGTTCGCCCAGGAACGCGTCACCGATGATCGCCGAGGTGCCGACGTTGAAGCCGTACCAGCCGAAAGCCAGGATCAACGTTCCCAGCACTGCGAAGGTCATCGAGTGGCCGGGGATGACGTTCGCGGAGCCGTCCTCGTTGAACCGTCCCATCCGGGGGCCGAGGATCGCCGCCGCGGTCAGGCCGGCGATGCCGCCCATGCCGTGGACGATCATCCCGCCCGCGAAGTCGGTGAAGGCGGTGCCGGTGATGACCTCGACCAGTCCCGGGCCCGTCGAACTCCAGGTCATCGCGATGACGACCGGGTAGATGACTGCGGCCAGCAGGAACGTGTAGGTCATGTACGCACGGAGTTTCGCGCGACCGGCCACCGCCCCGGAGACGATGGTCGCGGCGGTCATCGCGAACACCGCGCCGTAGAGCCAGTCGATCCAGCCCGTCCCGCTGGTCATGAAGGCGGCCGAGAAGCCGCCCCCACCTGCCAGCGAGGCGATGCCGGAGCCGATCCCGAAGAACACCGTTACCCCGACCGACCAGGTCAGGAGGTTCTTCGTCAGCTGGTTCGCGACGTTCTTCGAGCGCACCTGCCCGGCTTCGAGCATGGCGAAGCCGGCGTGCATGAAGAAGATCAGGAACGATACCACGAGGATCCACGTGTAGTTGAGTGCGTCAGTCGTCACCTGGAGTGGTGCAAGTACCATTTTTTGTGTTCACCTGTTTCAGTTTAGTTCGAAGTTTAGTTTGAACGTCCAACTCTATCGCCGCTCGCTCCAACTTTCGTCACTTCGTTCACGGAGAAGTCTCTTGGCAGAGGTATACATAAGGGTTTGCTTTATGAAAGTGGAAATTGGGAGGTGTTCAGTAGACGATTGTCCGAATTACCGTACAATATTATCGATATAAGGTTGTTCTCCGTCAAGAAATGAAGCGTCTGTCCGCGAAAATTTTGGACGAACGTCGACCGCTAGACCGGCGGCTCAGGCCGATATCGGCCCGATTTGCTTGCGCGCACCCCCGCTCGGCGGGTGTTGCCAGCGGCGGCAAGGTTATGGGGCTGTATTCGAACGGATCTATTGTAACGAGCAATACTATTGGAGGAAACCTGTCGAAAGCTTCGTATATCCAAACAAATTTGCCAATCTTCCGGAATATGAACGTACATAACGAACCAGCTATCCCACAGGTGACGACCGAGGACCGCGGTATCGCGAACGCGCAGGGCGCCCTCGATGTCGTCCAGGCCACGTCGGTCACCGTCGACGAGGAGATCGCCGCGATCGACGAGCGCGCCGGCGAGCAGGCGACCGACGCTGCCGACCAGACGCTCCTGTTGCGGCGCGAGGACGGCCAGAGTACGGTCGAACTCCGCACCTCTCCCGTGGGGACGACCGGCGTCCGGCGGTCGGTGACAGCGCTGTCGGCACCGCCCTTCCTCCGGATCGTGACCCGCTGATGTTCGGGGTCGACCGTGACGGCCGGCTCTCGTTCGTGACCGAGGAGTTCGCGACGCTGCTGTCGGCGGACTCGGCGTCACTGACGGGCAGACAGCTCTCGTCGCTGGTCACGGCCGACGACGCCGAGACCGTCGAGCGTGCGATTCAGGCCGTCCGCAGCGCCGACGACCGGGAGACACGGGGCTGTCAGGTCACCTTCGACGGCGACGAGCGCCAGCTCCCCGCGACGGTCGAGGTGACGGCCGCCGACGGTCCGGTCGTCTGTGCGGTCCACCGCTCGACGAGCGTCCACGATCGGTTCGACCACCTCTTCGATCTCATCGAGGACCCAGCCGTGGCCTTCGAGATCGTCGACGGGACGCCCGTCGTCCGCGCCGTCAACGTCTCCTTTACCGCGACCTTCGGGCACGACACGCCGGACGCCCTCGGCGAGTCGCTCAACGAACTCATCGTCCCCGACGGGAAAGACGCCGAGGCGACCGACTACGACCAGCGCACCGCCGACGGGAAGACGAACCACGCCGTCGTCTCCCGGCAGACCGTCGACGGTCGCCGGGAGTTCGACTACCACAGCGTCCCGTATCGGGCCGAGGACGGCCGACGGTACGGCTTCGCCATCTACACCGATGTCACCGAGGACCGCCGTCGACAGCAACGGCTGCGGGTGCTCCACCGGGTGTTGCGACACAACCTCCGGAACGACCTCTCGGTGGTCCTCGGTGCGGCCCAACACCTCGGCAACGCCGTGACCGACACGTACGCGGAGACGATGATCGAGCGGATCCTCGACGCCGCGGGACGCATCG from Haloarcula pelagica carries:
- a CDS encoding MFS transporter, coding for MGLIKMTKYRTLLLATIGFNFSFLIWFSFAPFTGPMAEEFGLSTAEIGILASSAIWMAPFGRMLTGWLSDKFGAPAIFAIVLAYVGLFSMASAFMRDYSLFFVTRIIVATAGITFVIGIQHVAEWFEEENLGLAEGIYAGVGNAGAAGGALVLPRVFGSGWNGPLFSTNWRAAFFYTGIVSILLAVAYYTLGEAAKSEEKRQATKDNASFKDWLHTATRYGTVVLALAYVMTFGLELSMNGWLATYYREAFNQDNLVIASTFAATFSVAAGLLRPIGGYVSDVLARREQDILPVFTGRYREQWTFVTLCFVVVTMFGMTLAGLSGVLLGAVAVGFLVGTACAFAEGSIFAMVPSMFPNSSGAVAGVVGGVGTVGGIVYPLIYSAPWLANLHLGYSVVAASMIPIVLLSAWVFRPEVAKVANTAGFVGSSGGTDAAVSGDD
- a CDS encoding chemotaxis protein CheC, whose translation is MSLQVDVRKLDLFNQMAKEGSSTVADHLGQLTGLDAGVRTSQINFLDIEDVKTHIGSDERVGIYVTLEEAPHGYVLFMLEPADSKRLAGAMMGGMGEPSDGEGFSEMERSAMQEIGNIMTSGFIDGWANVLRTTIDMGTPNFVYGPASGIVDEMGGWPDSELVFVINSRITVDGGDLGMTVYTFPELKALVDLITNIDLDTNVVEDTDAGDIV
- a CDS encoding ABC transporter substrate-binding protein, whose product is MGGDGGGSTATPSQYANQPVGEDSVTFGFPIALSGPFGSDGERQERGFRLAVDHLNEGGGWVDSGKFPSLSGDGVLGRTVEMVTANTESSPETAVSVARDLIASEGAVMIAGGSSGNTAVKLFDLCHPRGVVHMIGFAPGTNVTGADCSRYGFQEMFNPKMAAQALVPVLLDRFGDRASVYGLHANSDFGFTQANELRRLLLDNNWDYQGDTQTTVGTSEYRPQLEEAKAANPDVLALSYRGIDGANAIRQAREVFDDIEIVAPLLSRTTAELTGEAIEGVVGTISWDPSIDTPLSQTFSEAFQREFGEPEERPDWRLGSDQAHLAYGQTLQYAAAVERAGTFEPPAVIRELEGHQYAMGIGRETMRACDHQAIRPVPVVEGLPAAEQSESRYYDSVTITREVGYGCDEDPADDCREMGPYEPTTETG
- the lrp gene encoding HTH-type transcriptional regulator Lrp; translation: MVDEIDRAVVNALLRDGRASARDVATETGVAATTVSRRMDELESTGVIEEYTARVDYGALGYDVTAVFQLSVDGDGLVDITESMREQHNLLAVYEVTGSHDIVAIGKFQDTDEMNAYIKRLVTDEHVRSVSTAIVLNAVREHEQFPVDDDDR
- a CDS encoding P-II family nitrogen regulator is translated as MSETDDREIKMIVAMVRPDKLGDVKKALAEVGAPSLTVTNVSGRGSQPAKKGQWRGEEYVVDLHQKVKIECVVADAPVEDVVGAIKDGAHTGEKGDGKIFVLPVDEAYQVRTGESGPDAV
- a CDS encoding ammonium transporter yields the protein MVLAPLQVTTDALNYTWILVVSFLIFFMHAGFAMLEAGQVRSKNVANQLTKNLLTWSVGVTVFFGIGSGIASLAGGGGFSAAFMTSGTGWIDWLYGAVFAMTAATIVSGAVAGRAKLRAYMTYTFLLAAVIYPVVIAMTWSSTGPGLVEVITGTAFTDFAGGMIVHGMGGIAGLTAAAILGPRMGRFNEDGSANVIPGHSMTFAVLGTLILAFGWYGFNVGTSAIIGDAFLGEQLGRVAMTTTISMAMGAIGAAAVAWLKTGKVDTLYVANGLLAGLVGITAIPHTTAWWGAFVVGVLSGAQLPIVFNFVERTLNIDDVCAVFPVHGSAGVLGTLLYPFVAAGSVAIVPAFIAQLVGVVIIGGWTITATAAIWFVLKSVGQARVTPEHEQEGLDVSEHGVETYPEFGSDGVVADGGNVSEMIRSDGGSKDE
- a CDS encoding ATP-binding protein, translating into MFGVDRDGRLSFVTEEFATLLSADSASLTGRQLSSLVTADDAETVERAIQAVRSADDRETRGCQVTFDGDERQLPATVEVTAADGPVVCAVHRSTSVHDRFDHLFDLIEDPAVAFEIVDGTPVVRAVNVSFTATFGHDTPDALGESLNELIVPDGKDAEATDYDQRTADGKTNHAVVSRQTVDGRREFDYHSVPYRAEDGRRYGFAIYTDVTEDRRRQQRLRVLHRVLRHNLRNDLSVVLGAAQHLGNAVTDTYAETMIERILDAAGRIDAVSQQAKEVESALANTTSRAVDPVSLARSVANSYPEVASIETDIPAPVAVPGGPGVYDALDNLVENAVEHTPDGTEVRVRIERDGDEIFLRVEDDGPGIPDIERAAVFEGETITTLQHGSGLGIWLARWVAESAGGTLGYDRVAGRTVVTIRLPAVERDGDVLALDPEGSELETLSE